One Phycisphaerales bacterium genomic window carries:
- a CDS encoding GC-type dockerin domain-anchored protein produces the protein MTRLSLTALALSAGLACTAHAQVIDIPPDSLPAEAWFTANPGATVNVHSGGSIFPDSGTGAFTFNGATVNINAGGGSGFPTVDHFVEDVTYNLDGGELVRVKFVGEVGTTTLNIIDGQTRRGVWLQGNSVCNMSGGDAGLVAGGQAAFIIEDDAEFNMTGGTVDTFILAIDDATVSIDGGTIEGALQLDDRATATISGGSIGTNGFMKTIDNRLTITGGTIGRDFVVEKGVVDMSGGAMDRNCAILNGTGGVDPIFNMTGGAIGSEFRAYDGTINISGGLVGDGFRLGRPTGDGLGVTMNLTVKSATLDGVAMDLTSTPTVVGVRGGVFLSCVLLDDSLVGFHLNEDHVFGEDRIRAAATLTVALAACDADLDGDGELTIFDFLDFQSLFDSGDLAADFDGDGSLTLFDFLAFQTAFDTGC, from the coding sequence ATGACCCGCCTCTCCCTCACCGCACTCGCCCTTTCCGCCGGCCTTGCCTGCACCGCGCACGCCCAGGTCATCGACATCCCGCCGGACTCGCTGCCGGCCGAGGCGTGGTTCACCGCCAACCCCGGCGCCACGGTCAACGTCCACAGCGGCGGCAGCATCTTCCCGGACTCGGGCACCGGCGCCTTCACCTTCAACGGCGCGACAGTCAACATCAACGCCGGCGGCGGCTCGGGCTTCCCGACCGTCGACCACTTCGTCGAAGACGTCACGTACAACCTCGACGGCGGCGAGCTAGTCCGCGTCAAGTTCGTCGGTGAAGTCGGCACGACGACGCTCAACATCATCGACGGCCAGACCCGCCGTGGCGTATGGCTGCAGGGCAACAGCGTCTGCAACATGTCGGGCGGCGACGCCGGCCTCGTTGCCGGCGGCCAAGCCGCGTTCATCATCGAAGACGACGCCGAGTTCAACATGACCGGCGGCACGGTCGACACGTTCATCCTCGCCATCGACGACGCCACCGTCAGCATCGACGGCGGTACGATCGAGGGCGCCCTGCAGCTCGACGATCGCGCCACCGCCACCATCTCGGGTGGCTCGATCGGCACCAACGGTTTCATGAAGACCATCGACAATCGGCTCACCATCACCGGCGGCACCATCGGCCGAGACTTCGTCGTCGAGAAGGGCGTCGTCGACATGTCCGGCGGCGCCATGGATCGCAACTGCGCCATCCTCAACGGCACCGGCGGCGTCGACCCCATCTTCAACATGACCGGCGGCGCAATCGGCTCGGAGTTCCGCGCCTACGACGGCACCATCAACATCTCGGGCGGCCTGGTCGGCGACGGCTTCCGCCTGGGCAGGCCCACCGGCGACGGCTTGGGCGTCACCATGAACCTCACCGTCAAGAGCGCCACGCTCGACGGCGTCGCCATGGACCTCACGTCGACCCCGACGGTCGTCGGCGTCCGCGGCGGCGTCTTCCTCTCGTGCGTGCTGCTGGACGACTCGCTCGTGGGCTTCCACCTGAACGAAGACCACGTCTTCGGCGAGGACCGCATCCGCGCCGCGGCCACCCTCACCGTGGCCCTGGCCGCGTGCGACGCCGACCTGGACGGCGACGGCGAGCTGACGATCTTCGACTTCCTGGACTTCCAAAGCCTGTTCGATTCGGGCGACTTGGCCGCCGACTTCGACGGCGACGGCTCGCTCACCCTCTTCGACTTCCTGGCCTTCCAGACAGCCTTCGATACCGGCTGCTGA
- a CDS encoding GC-type dockerin domain-anchored protein — protein MRRIAAPLCIALATPLAAAQGLEVLSAFDPSATGSMCAGSHDSVTDTIWVYTCGGGEVQGYRTDGTLLLSFPMPGGSTNDVDIDVAPVDLAMNGVDVPRGSVLVFNGEVGECEIYAHDAATGDQIVELTAAWGLSHVVGGAYHPDRGTFFLVQDRNGGAQANQIAEIDPADGSVLNTFSTIDAGYSVNFGDLEVNLGTGKLTVVSSAESTIAQFTPEGDLASELPRPSEVGGPAGIGLNGTDGVGWLFAGRVAYQVSGFPLMCAADIDCDGELTLFDFLAFQNLFDAGDPQADFDGDGSLTLFDFLAFQNAFDSGCP, from the coding sequence ATGCGACGAATCGCCGCACCGCTTTGCATCGCGCTGGCCACGCCCCTTGCGGCGGCCCAGGGGCTCGAGGTGCTTTCGGCCTTCGATCCATCGGCCACGGGCAGCATGTGCGCCGGCAGCCACGATTCAGTGACCGACACCATCTGGGTCTACACCTGCGGCGGCGGCGAGGTCCAGGGCTACCGCACCGACGGCACGCTCCTGCTGAGCTTTCCCATGCCCGGCGGCTCGACCAACGACGTCGACATCGACGTTGCGCCCGTCGACCTCGCGATGAACGGCGTGGACGTGCCCCGCGGCTCGGTGCTGGTCTTCAACGGCGAGGTGGGCGAGTGCGAGATCTACGCCCACGACGCGGCCACCGGAGACCAGATCGTCGAGCTCACTGCCGCGTGGGGGCTCAGCCACGTCGTGGGCGGCGCGTACCACCCCGACCGCGGTACGTTCTTCCTCGTGCAGGATCGCAACGGCGGCGCACAGGCCAACCAGATCGCCGAAATCGATCCGGCCGATGGAAGCGTGCTCAACACGTTTTCCACCATCGATGCCGGCTACAGCGTGAACTTCGGCGACCTCGAAGTGAACCTCGGCACCGGCAAGCTGACCGTCGTGAGCAGCGCCGAATCCACCATCGCCCAGTTCACGCCCGAGGGAGACCTGGCCTCCGAGTTGCCCCGGCCGTCGGAAGTTGGTGGGCCGGCCGGCATCGGCCTTAACGGCACGGATGGCGTCGGATGGTTGTTCGCTGGTCGCGTTGCGTACCAAGTGTCGGGCTTCCCGCTCATGTGCGCGGCCGACATTGATTGCGACGGGGAACTCACGCTCTTCGATTTCCTGGCGTTCCAGAACCTCTTCGATGCCGGCGATCCGCAGGCCGACTTCGACGGCGATGGCTCGCTCACGCTCTTCGACTTCCTCGCATTCCAGAACGCCTTCGACTCCGGCTGCCCATAA
- a CDS encoding GC-type dockerin domain-anchored protein translates to MRNFGNVFVYFLMMCVLSNHASAQLSWVAAESDFDSGLDGWTFTSGIIWSPGGGNPGGFLRFEDDGPPLGGIVTAPAEFLGDWREYDDNGVLRYDYRIIEIDGTQFPMGRVDLNGPGGAARWLPPVEPGPFGWRSRFIPIRQGEWVLLSGTWEGLMANVTSMRISLAASSVSSEVCGLDNVVLTYDCVADADDNGELNVFDFIAFQNQFTLGDPVADIDGDGSLTLFDFLAFQSAFDAGCP, encoded by the coding sequence ATGCGGAACTTCGGCAACGTATTTGTATACTTTTTGATGATGTGTGTTCTGTCAAACCACGCGAGTGCTCAGCTCTCATGGGTTGCGGCTGAGAGTGATTTTGACAGTGGTCTTGACGGATGGACCTTCACCAGCGGCATCATCTGGAGCCCTGGGGGCGGCAATCCGGGGGGGTTCCTGAGATTCGAAGACGATGGCCCACCCCTCGGTGGAATCGTGACCGCTCCCGCTGAATTTCTCGGTGACTGGCGCGAGTACGATGACAACGGAGTGCTCCGATACGACTATCGCATCATCGAAATCGATGGAACACAGTTTCCGATGGGTCGCGTCGACCTGAACGGGCCTGGGGGTGCGGCCAGATGGTTACCGCCAGTTGAGCCTGGACCATTCGGATGGCGCTCCCGTTTCATTCCAATTCGTCAGGGCGAATGGGTCTTACTGTCCGGTACCTGGGAAGGACTCATGGCAAACGTCACGAGCATGAGGATCAGTTTGGCCGCCTCCAGCGTGTCGAGCGAAGTGTGCGGACTCGACAACGTCGTTTTGACGTACGACTGCGTGGCCGACGCTGATGATAATGGTGAGTTGAACGTTTTCGACTTCATCGCGTTTCAGAATCAATTCACGCTCGGCGATCCAGTGGCAGACATTGACGGCGATGGTTCGCTTACGCTGTTCGACTTCCTGGCATTCCAGAGCGCCTTCGACGCCGGTTGTCCGTAA
- the lpdA gene encoding dihydrolipoyl dehydrogenase produces the protein MADKHFDVVVIGSGPGGYVGAIRAAQLGYKTACVERAKLGGVCLNWGCIPSKALLSNAELMEKLHEKEEWGLKINGKIDFDWSKVISRSRGVADKLNKGVGFLLKKNKVEHIEASAKIVAPAKGKTPAKIEIYDCKVEEERTDAPAKPASKPRETITADKVIIATGSVARDLPFAKFGSSEHIWGAREAMFNKSFPKSLIVVGSGAIGMEFGYFYHAYGTKVTVVEMLDRILPVEDDEVSQAMLRFYKKAGMEIKTGTTCVDVDAKGKGVKVTIAPFKDGKADESKKETIEADKLLLAIGVKGRFDGLFDDKLGLETVKDHIKTDYDPTNLGEQRIDYKTNLEGIYAIGDVIGPPWLAHVASEEAVLCVERFAHKEGKLDHEPFPMDYSIIPGCTYCHPQVASIGYTERALKEKGLKAGEDYQVGKFPFSALGKAIATRHTDGFCKIIRGLPRGEILGAHIMGDQATELIAELSLARRLEATSEELIATVHAHPTMHESVHEAALGSEGRMINA, from the coding sequence GTGGCCGACAAGCACTTCGACGTCGTCGTCATCGGTTCGGGCCCCGGCGGATACGTCGGCGCCATCCGCGCCGCCCAGCTGGGCTACAAGACCGCCTGCGTCGAGCGGGCCAAGCTCGGCGGGGTCTGCCTCAACTGGGGCTGCATCCCCTCCAAGGCCCTGCTGTCCAACGCCGAACTGATGGAAAAACTCCACGAGAAGGAAGAGTGGGGCCTGAAGATCAACGGCAAGATCGACTTCGACTGGTCGAAGGTCATCAGCCGCAGCCGGGGCGTGGCCGACAAGCTAAACAAGGGCGTGGGCTTCCTGCTGAAGAAGAACAAGGTCGAGCACATCGAGGCCAGCGCCAAGATCGTGGCTCCGGCCAAGGGCAAGACGCCCGCGAAGATTGAGATCTACGACTGCAAGGTGGAAGAGGAGCGCACCGACGCGCCCGCCAAGCCGGCCAGCAAGCCCCGCGAGACCATCACCGCCGACAAGGTCATCATCGCCACCGGCTCGGTCGCACGAGACCTGCCCTTCGCGAAGTTCGGCTCCAGCGAGCACATCTGGGGCGCCCGCGAGGCCATGTTCAACAAGAGCTTCCCCAAGAGCCTCATCGTCGTCGGCTCGGGCGCCATCGGCATGGAGTTCGGCTACTTCTACCACGCCTACGGCACGAAGGTCACCGTCGTCGAGATGCTCGACCGCATCCTGCCGGTGGAAGACGACGAGGTCAGCCAGGCCATGCTCCGCTTCTATAAAAAGGCCGGCATGGAGATCAAGACCGGTACCACGTGCGTTGATGTCGATGCCAAGGGCAAGGGCGTGAAGGTCACCATCGCCCCCTTCAAGGACGGCAAGGCCGACGAGAGCAAGAAGGAAACCATCGAGGCCGACAAGCTGCTGCTGGCCATCGGCGTCAAGGGCCGCTTCGACGGCCTGTTCGACGACAAGCTCGGCCTGGAGACCGTCAAGGACCACATCAAGACCGATTACGACCCCACGAACCTGGGCGAGCAGCGCATCGACTACAAGACCAACCTCGAGGGCATCTACGCCATCGGCGACGTCATCGGCCCGCCCTGGCTCGCGCACGTGGCGAGCGAGGAAGCCGTGCTGTGCGTCGAGCGCTTCGCCCACAAGGAAGGCAAGCTCGACCACGAGCCCTTCCCGATGGACTACTCGATCATCCCGGGCTGCACCTACTGCCACCCACAGGTCGCCAGCATCGGCTACACCGAGCGCGCCCTGAAGGAAAAGGGCCTCAAGGCGGGCGAAGACTACCAGGTCGGCAAGTTCCCCTTCAGCGCCCTGGGCAAGGCCATCGCCACCCGCCACACCGACGGCTTCTGCAAGATCATCCGCGGCCTGCCCCGTGGCGAGATCCTGGGCGCCCACATCATGGGCGACCAGGCGACCGAACTGATTGCAGAGCTTTCGCTCGCGCGTCGCCTGGAAGCCACGAGCGAGGAACTCATCGCGACCGTCCACGCGCACCCGACCATGCACGAGAGCGTGCACGAGGCGGCGTTGGGGAGTGAGGGGCGGATGATTAACGCCTGA
- a CDS encoding GC-type dockerin domain-anchored protein, which produces MLGPRSAVACLGLAVGVAAADPVLIVTDSAFGSPMVYHVDAATGQVLSAVDLVGAGTTGRTPMAGLALQADGQLLGFTQATDNEFYRIDRETGAATRGGRLGVSAREGGMAVLADGTIVCASTGSPGRLFTIDPATGRATLGPTMSPATDISGLGVRGDGLLVGLDLRTTEGPPALRLIDPATGETVVLAELLPVIDLTDVGGLEVISVGGSEVGYYVVSGAATGAPAQLWRFDPYTGEQAPVSALDGIGAVSGLAALPCAPCPADLDGDCEATIFDFLLLGNWIQMGDARGDLNDDGMVDLFDYLFFLNLFDAGC; this is translated from the coding sequence ATGCTGGGGCCACGGAGTGCTGTCGCGTGCCTGGGGCTTGCCGTCGGCGTCGCCGCGGCCGACCCGGTGCTGATCGTCACCGACTCGGCCTTTGGCTCGCCCATGGTCTACCACGTCGACGCCGCCACCGGGCAGGTGCTGTCGGCGGTCGATCTGGTGGGCGCGGGCACGACGGGGCGCACGCCCATGGCCGGTCTGGCCCTGCAAGCCGACGGGCAGCTCCTGGGCTTCACGCAGGCGACCGACAACGAGTTCTATCGCATCGACCGCGAGACCGGGGCCGCCACGCGCGGCGGTCGGCTGGGCGTCAGCGCCCGTGAGGGCGGCATGGCCGTGCTGGCCGACGGCACCATCGTGTGCGCGAGCACCGGCTCGCCGGGCCGGCTATTCACGATCGACCCCGCGACCGGGCGCGCGACCCTGGGGCCCACGATGTCGCCCGCCACGGACATCTCAGGCCTGGGCGTTCGCGGCGATGGGCTGCTGGTCGGCCTGGACCTGCGCACCACCGAAGGGCCGCCCGCGCTGCGCCTGATCGACCCTGCCACGGGCGAAACCGTGGTGCTCGCCGAACTCCTGCCCGTCATCGACCTGACCGACGTGGGCGGGCTGGAGGTGATCTCGGTCGGCGGCAGCGAGGTGGGCTACTACGTCGTTTCGGGCGCCGCTACCGGCGCGCCGGCGCAGCTCTGGCGATTCGACCCGTACACGGGCGAGCAGGCGCCCGTGTCCGCCCTGGACGGAATCGGCGCCGTCTCGGGCCTGGCAGCCCTGCCCTGCGCGCCATGCCCGGCCGACCTGGACGGCGACTGCGAGGCGACGATCTTCGACTTCCTGCTGCTGGGCAACTGGATCCAGATGGGCGACGCGCGCGGCGACCTCAACGACGACGGCATGGTGGACCTGTTCGACTACCTGTTCTTCTTGAACCTGTTCGACGCGGGTTGCTGA
- a CDS encoding class I SAM-dependent methyltransferase, translating into MAGGSDRWWHGILLPRLMPFLYALPRHARILEIAPGYGRWTQYLLHHAGTLTAIDIDPACIEACQKRFGGRVHGVVGDGFTLGGPAERINGPFDFCFSYDSLVHAEMDAMGSYLRELARVLRPGGVAFLHHSNLAGCEISADTPVHWRARSVSAASIRERALACDLSVPLQELCTKGGPNDRALIDCISVVRKPDASPPSPDTRIFENHDFWRQIQLLGALAGPYDAAAK; encoded by the coding sequence TTGGCCGGCGGCAGCGACCGATGGTGGCACGGCATCCTGCTGCCGCGGCTCATGCCGTTCCTGTATGCGCTGCCGCGTCACGCGAGGATCCTCGAGATCGCGCCTGGCTATGGCCGCTGGACGCAATACCTGTTGCACCACGCGGGCACGCTAACCGCCATCGACATCGATCCCGCATGCATCGAGGCGTGCCAGAAGCGCTTCGGCGGCCGCGTGCACGGCGTGGTGGGGGATGGCTTCACGCTGGGCGGGCCGGCCGAACGCATCAACGGGCCGTTCGACTTTTGCTTCAGCTATGACAGCCTTGTGCACGCCGAGATGGACGCGATGGGCTCGTACCTGCGCGAACTGGCTCGCGTGCTCAGGCCGGGCGGCGTGGCGTTCCTGCACCACAGCAACCTGGCGGGATGCGAGATCTCGGCCGACACGCCCGTGCACTGGCGGGCGCGCAGCGTCAGCGCCGCGTCGATCCGCGAGCGAGCTCTCGCGTGCGACCTGTCGGTGCCCTTGCAGGAGCTGTGCACCAAGGGTGGGCCGAACGATCGCGCCCTCATCGATTGCATCAGCGTGGTGCGCAAGCCCGACGCCAGTCCGCCGAGTCCGGACACCCGGATCTTCGAGAACCACGACTTCTGGCGGCAGATCCAGCTTCTCGGCGCCCTCGCGGGGCCCTACGACGCGGCGGCGAAGTAG
- a CDS encoding ABC transporter permease subunit: MPVFIRWLLALGPANPIAVRLVQNGSRRSRHMYIRSAYLALLVLVMLWALLVKTSGSGAATSFRDLAEAGAGTFTYVAYLQIFLICVLSPVFMAGAIAQEASPRTWEVLLTTPLGRLQIVLGNLLGRLFFVLALLFASLPLFALTQYFGGVPGSSIFASYLVAAAAALLVGAIAIALAVSRIAGRRAVFTFYVAVVTYLGVTYGIDAWLRLRGLGAGPAGNGVTWLTGLNPFLALDALLNPTTYPSADRGTLSGPAAFMLERPVRAWILLASGLSLALVAASTLTVRTGGLARRTRERPRLPWYRRMLGLSGGATGEDGQTFRPPRHVWHNPIAWREAAARNATLGRIIARWSFIVMGVAMAIVLIIAYDTSAITSADYRLAIMVVVLVELAVTTLVAINMSATAISREREDGTLDLLLTTPVTPSEYLGGKLRGLVAYLLPMLAVPVATMLLAGVHAAIGGFGQPDNAKVPAGPAIAGNVMLPVVLPEAGIILALSAAPFMALCVMIGLHWSLKSKGAIASVVGAVIVAAIAAAVVGGCGFNAGRSIPVVGPALLGLSPFASSLALVEPVDAMYETVTQGGSNQLVTARFALLVGAAASAGLHLAAVWALHSQMVRRFDMTVRKLAGTN; encoded by the coding sequence ATGCCCGTTTTCATCCGCTGGCTGCTGGCCCTGGGCCCGGCCAACCCCATCGCCGTGCGGCTCGTGCAGAACGGCTCCCGCCGGAGCCGGCACATGTACATCCGCTCGGCCTACCTGGCGCTGCTGGTGCTGGTCATGCTCTGGGCCTTGCTGGTGAAGACCAGCGGCAGCGGGGCGGCCACGTCGTTTCGAGATCTGGCCGAGGCGGGCGCGGGGACGTTCACCTACGTGGCGTACCTTCAGATCTTCCTGATCTGCGTGCTCAGTCCGGTATTCATGGCCGGCGCGATCGCCCAGGAAGCGAGTCCCAGGACGTGGGAGGTGCTGCTGACCACGCCGCTGGGCCGGTTGCAGATCGTGCTGGGCAACTTGCTCGGCCGGTTGTTCTTCGTGCTTGCCCTGCTGTTCGCCAGCCTGCCGCTGTTCGCGCTCACGCAGTATTTCGGTGGCGTGCCGGGCTCGAGCATCTTTGCCAGCTATCTGGTGGCCGCCGCCGCGGCGCTGCTTGTCGGCGCCATTGCGATTGCGCTTGCGGTGAGTCGGATCGCCGGCCGGCGCGCGGTCTTTACCTTCTATGTCGCGGTGGTGACGTACCTGGGCGTGACCTACGGCATCGATGCATGGCTCCGGCTGCGCGGCCTGGGCGCCGGGCCGGCGGGCAACGGCGTGACCTGGCTGACCGGGTTGAACCCCTTCCTGGCGCTCGACGCACTCTTGAACCCGACGACGTATCCCAGTGCCGATCGCGGCACGCTCTCGGGCCCGGCCGCCTTCATGCTCGAGCGACCCGTGCGTGCGTGGATCCTGCTCGCCTCGGGCCTGAGCCTGGCGCTGGTGGCTGCCTCGACGCTCACGGTGCGCACCGGCGGGCTGGCGCGGCGCACACGCGAACGACCCCGCCTGCCCTGGTATCGTCGGATGCTGGGGCTCAGCGGTGGCGCCACCGGTGAAGATGGGCAGACCTTCCGTCCGCCGAGGCACGTGTGGCACAATCCGATTGCCTGGCGCGAGGCCGCGGCGCGCAACGCGACGCTGGGGCGCATCATCGCGCGGTGGTCGTTCATCGTGATGGGCGTGGCGATGGCGATCGTGCTGATCATCGCGTACGACACGTCCGCCATCACGTCGGCCGACTATCGGCTGGCGATCATGGTCGTCGTGCTGGTCGAGTTGGCGGTCACGACACTGGTGGCGATCAACATGTCTGCCACGGCCATCAGCCGCGAGCGCGAAGATGGCACGCTCGACCTGCTGCTCACCACGCCCGTGACGCCCAGCGAGTACCTGGGCGGCAAGCTGCGCGGGCTGGTGGCGTACCTGCTGCCCATGCTCGCCGTGCCGGTCGCCACCATGCTGCTGGCCGGCGTGCACGCGGCCATCGGTGGGTTTGGCCAGCCCGACAACGCCAAGGTGCCCGCGGGCCCGGCCATCGCCGGCAACGTCATGCTGCCGGTGGTGCTGCCCGAGGCGGGCATCATCCTGGCGCTGAGCGCCGCGCCGTTCATGGCGTTGTGCGTCATGATCGGCTTGCACTGGTCGCTCAAGAGCAAGGGCGCCATCGCGTCGGTTGTCGGCGCCGTCATCGTGGCGGCCATCGCCGCGGCGGTGGTGGGGGGGTGCGGGTTCAATGCCGGCCGCTCGATTCCGGTGGTGGGGCCCGCGCTGCTCGGGCTCTCGCCGTTTGCCAGCAGCCTGGCGCTCGTCGAGCCGGTCGATGCGATGTACGAGACGGTGACGCAGGGCGGCTCGAATCAGCTCGTGACGGCGAGGTTCGCGTTGCTGGTGGGAGCCGCCGCCAGCGCGGGGCTGCACCTGGCGGCCGTGTGGGCGCTGCACAGCCAGATGGTTCGCCGCTTCGACATGACCGTCCGCAAGCTCGCGGGCACAAACTGA
- a CDS encoding PEP-CTERM sorting domain-containing protein (PEP-CTERM proteins occur, often in large numbers, in the proteomes of bacteria that also encode an exosortase, a predicted intramembrane cysteine proteinase. The presence of a PEP-CTERM domain at a protein's C-terminus predicts cleavage within the sorting domain, followed by covalent anchoring to some some component of the (usually Gram-negative) cell surface. Many PEP-CTERM proteins exhibit an unusual sequence composition that includes large numbers of potential glycosylation sites. Expression of one such protein has been shown restore the ability of a bacterium to form floc, a type of biofilm.) — translation MRKTITAGAILALAGTTLAGDLDYLGDTTGGPTFNRPTSLTALSSFATDVAYEATQIGVSADGDYSVLSDQTNFGLLWDGYLLVYENGFDPANPLDNLIALNDDYFGSMLPGIGVGYSGLDAVTMSSASTYYIVQTGFSNGDEGPYQVSISGPGDIRIIPAPASLALLGLGGLAATRRRR, via the coding sequence ATGCGTAAGACGATCACTGCGGGGGCCATCCTGGCCCTGGCCGGCACCACGTTGGCCGGCGACCTCGACTATCTCGGCGACACGACTGGCGGCCCGACGTTCAACCGTCCGACCAGCCTGACCGCCCTGAGCAGCTTCGCCACCGACGTGGCCTACGAGGCCACCCAGATCGGCGTCAGCGCCGATGGCGACTACTCGGTCCTGAGCGACCAGACCAACTTCGGCCTCCTCTGGGACGGCTACCTGCTGGTCTACGAGAACGGCTTCGATCCGGCCAACCCGCTGGACAACCTGATCGCCCTTAACGACGACTACTTCGGCAGCATGCTGCCCGGTATCGGCGTTGGCTACTCGGGCCTCGACGCCGTCACCATGAGCTCGGCCAGCACGTACTACATCGTGCAGACCGGCTTCAGCAACGGTGACGAGGGCCCGTACCAGGTCTCGATCAGCGGCCCCGGCGACATCCGCATCATCCCGGCTCCGGCCTCGCTGGCCTTGCTGGGCCTCGGCGGCCTGGCCGCCACGCGTCGCCGCCGCTAA